The DNA window TCCAGCCGTTTGACCTGATGTCTCGCCGACACCCTCTGTCGTCGACCAGAGCCATCCGGTTTAAGATCTGCTTCGAGAAGCAGATCGTCCTGAAGGCTCTTGTGACGTGCCGGCATCAAGCCGCCGGCAATTCTTGAGAAGCGAAATTTACTTCTTCTTCTTGGCGACCTTGCGGGTCTTCTTCGCAGTCTTCTTCACTGCGCTCTTCGCCTTCTTTGCCTTCTTAGCTTTCTTGGCCATGTTGCCCTCCTGATGTAGTGAGATGGCTTAATCGCTGCGTGCACTCGGGAATCGATATGCACTGCATCCCGAATACACCAACACATCTAAAAAAACAGCGTCCCGCTTAAGGAAGTGTTGACGCGCCGACGCGAGAGCGCGCGCAACGCGTTGATCGGCAACACCTCGATGCATTCGCGCAACGACGCGAAAAGCGCTTGAAACGCCGACATCGGCGATTGTCAATATCGCACGAAATGCCTGTGCCGCAGGTGTTTCTTTCATCGACGCATTGCGCAATCGACGTGCAATAGATGTCTGTGCCGCTCATCAATGCCAGCTAAAAACGCTTTGCGCGGACTCTGAGTCGCGGTATTTGGCAATAAAAAAATTTTCGTCCTCGCCGGCTTCGCGTCTCATCGGCGCTCGCCAAAACCGGTTTTTTGGACGAATCGGCGGCGCTGATTCGCAACGCGGTTTTTGCTCCGCACGATGCACCGCCCGTCCTGATCAACGATCGATGCACGCTTGCGTACGAGTTCAGCGAGGCGCCGGCCATGACGCCGGCGTCACCTCACGCACCCGTCAGATGCCGAGTTTGGACTTCAGCAGATCGTTCACGACCTGCGGGTTGGCCTTGCCGCCGGATGACTTCATCACCTGGCCGACGAACCAGCCAATCATCGCCGGCTTGGCTTTCGCCTGGGCGACCTTGTCGGGATTGGCTGACATGATGTCGTCGACCACCCTCTCGATCGCGCCGAGATCGGTGACCTGCTTCATGCCGCGCGATTCGACCAGCGCGCGGGGATCGCCGCCCTCCTGCCAGACGATCTCGAACAGGTCTTTTGCAATTTTGCCCGAGATTGTGCCCTCGCCGATCAGCTCGACGATGCTGCCGAGCTGTCCGGCCGACACCGGCGAACCCGAAATATCCCGGCCCTCCTTGTTGAGCCGGCCGAACAATTCGTTGATCACCCAGTTGGCGGCGAGCTTGCCGTCGCGGGCCTTGTCGGCAAGTCCGGCAAGCACGGCTTCAAAGAAGTCCGCGCTCTCGCGTTCAGCGACCAGCACGCTGGCGTCGTAAGGCGACAGGCCGAAGTCGGCGATGAAGCGCGCCTTCTTCTGGTCCGGCAATTCCGGCAGATTGGCCCTGAGATCGGCGACATAGGCTTCGCTGAACTCGAGCGGCAGCAGGTCGGGATCCGGGAAATAGCGGTAGTCGTGCGCCTCTTCCTTCGAGCGCATCGAACGCGTCTCGCCCTTGTTCGGATCGAACAACCGGGTTTCCTGGTCGATGGCGCCGCCGTCCTCGATGATCTCGATCTGGCGCCTCGCCTCGTATTCGATCGCCTGCCCGATGAAGGCGATCGAGTTCATGTTCTTGATCTCGCAGCGGGTGCCGAGCGGTCCGCCCGGCTTGCGCACGGACACGTTGACGTCGGCGCGCAGGGATCCCTTCTCCATGTCGCCGTCGCAGGTGCCGAGATAGCGCAGGATCGAGCGCAACTTGGTCACATAGGCCTTCGCCTGCTCGGACGAGCGGATGTCGGGCTTGGAGACGATCTCCATCAAGGCCACGCCGGACCGGTTGAGGTCGACATATGACAGGGTCGAACTCCGATCGTGCAGCGACTTGCCGGCGTCCTGTTCCAGATGCAGCCGCTCGATGCCCACGGTGGCCGTTTCGCCGTCCGCCAGCTCGACCACCACCTCACCCTCGCCCACGATCGGCGACTTGTACTGGCTGATCTGGTAGCCCTGCGGCAGGTCCGGATAGAAATAGTTCTTGCGGTCGAACACCGAGCGCAGATTGATCTGCGCATTGAGGCCGAGCCCGGTGCGCACCGCTTGCGCGACGCAGAATTCGTTGATGACAGGCAGCATGCCCGGCATCGCCGCATCGACCAGCGAGACATGGCTGTTGGGTGCGCCGCCGAATTCCGTCGAGGCCCCGGAAAACAGTTTTGAGTTCGAGGTGACCTGGGCATGGACTTCCAGCCCGATCACCATTTCCCAGTCGCCGGTGGCGCCCTTGATCAGCTTCGATGGTTTGACTGCAACGTTCATGGGCGGCTCGGGTCAAGGTGTCATGGAACATGGATTCACGGCGAAAGGCCTTGAAATAGCTGGATTTTTCTCTCGCCGGACGCTCGGTATATAACATTGCCGCGACAACCCGTCGAGACTATGGATAGATGGAGATCAAGTCGTCGGATGGATAGTCTTAGTGGTCGCCGCAAAATTTGCAGCGGCCCTTTTCTGATGTTGCGCGGCAAGCGGGAGCGACGGGACAATGATGTGCGAACCACCCGCGGACGGAATCAAGCTTCATATTGGCGGTTGGGAACAGCGCGAGGGATGGAAGATACTGGATGCCATTCCGGGACCGATCGTTGATTACGTCGGAAATTGCACTGATCTGACGTTTCTGAACGACGAGAGTTGCGGCGAGGTCTATGCCTCGCATGTGTTCGAGCATCTCGGCTATAATGGGGAGCTTCAAGGCGCCCTTCAAGGCATTTACCGTGTCCTCAAGCCGGGCGGCAGGCTGAGGGCCTCGGTCCCCGACCTTGAAACCTTATGCAAGATATACGTCCACCCCAACATCACGCCTCAGGGGCGCTTTCATATCATGCGGATGATGTTTGGTGGCCGAACGACACCGTATGACATCCACTATACGGGCCTGGATATGACCATGCTCGGAACCCTGCTTCATGACGCCGGATTCCGCGAGATCGAGCGTGTCGAAAAGTTCGGCGTATTCCAAGACACCAGCGAATTGCGTTTCAGCGACACGCCGATAAGTCTCAATATGATTGCTCGCAAACCCGTTTAGTTGTTCGATATCAGGGATCGACGACTTGCCGACGTTTGGGACTGCCCTGCGAACGGCCTCGCGGCGACTTGATCGGAAGTCGATTTGCGGCTGGGACTCATGCACTGCCGAGCAGCGCGGACGCGATGCCCTGCCATTCGGTTTCGAGAGCACCGGCCGCAACCGGTTTGCCGGCCCTGCGGTACCAATAGCCGGCGTTGCCGAGGTCGCCCTCGACGCGATGCAGATAGGCATGGACCCACGCTGACTCGGCGGTGTCTTCGTCCTGAACCAGTTTGTGTGCCTCGTCCCACCCGCCTTTGGCGGCCCACCACAAGGCGGCCAGCGGCGCGTCGAGATCGGGCGCGGGGGCGGCACCCGCCAAGCTCGCTTTGAACTCCGCCAAGCTCACCACCACCTCGCCGGCGTGAACCGTCCCGCCGCCTGTTCGACCACCTCGCCGAGCGAGAACAGTGTCTCCTCGTCGAACGGACGGCCGATCAGCTGCAGGCCGAGCGGCAAGCCTTGCACGTCCGTGCCGGCGGGAACGGCGATGCCGGGCAGACCCGCCATGTTTACCGTCACCGTGAAGATGTCGTTGAGATACATCTCGACGGGGTCGGCGCCCTTCTCGCCGATGCCGAACGCCGCCGATGGCGTCGCCGGTGTCAGGATCGCATGCACGCCTTTGGCAAAGCAGTCCTCGAAGTCCCTCTTGATCAGGGTCCGGACTTTCTGGGCGCGAAGATAATACGCGTCGTAATAGCCGGCCGAGAGCACGTAGGTGCCGATCATGACGCGGCGGCGGACCTCGGCGCCAAAACCGTCGGCGCGGGTGTTTTCATACATCTCGCCGATCGAGCGGCCGGGCACGCGCAGGCCGTACCGCACGCCGTCGTAACGGGCGAGATTCGAGGAAGCCTCCGCGGGCGCGACGATGTAGTACGCCGGCAGCGCGTATTTGGTGTGCGGCAGCGACACCTCCACCAGTTCCGCGCCGGCTGCTTTCAGCCAGGCCGCGCCTTCGGTCCAGAGCTTTTCGATTTCCGCGGGCATGCCGTCGAGGCGATACTCCCGGGGTATGCCGATCTTCATGCCCTTGACGGATTTTCCAATCGAAGCCTCGTAATCCGGCACCTCGCGATCGACCGACGTGGTATCCTTGGGGTCGTGGCCGGCCATCGAGCGCATCAGAATCGCCGCATCCCGCACGGTGCGCGCGATCGGCCCGGCCTGGTCGAGCGAAGATGCGAAGGCGACGATGCCCCAGCGCGAGCAGCGCCCATAGGTCGGCTTGACGCCGACCGTGCCGGTGAACGCCGCCGGCTGGCGGATCGAGCCGCCGGTGTCGGTCGCGGTCGCCCCCATGCACAACAGCGCCGCCACCGCCGACGCCGAGCCGCCGGATGAGCCGCCGGGCACCAGCGTGGTATTGGCGCCCTCGCGCCGCCACGGATTGACCACCGGACCGAAGCACGACGTCTCGTTCGACGATCCCATCGCGAACTCGTCATTGTTGAGCTTGCCGAGCATGACGGCGCCGTCGCGCCAGAGCTGCGAGGTGATCGTGGACTCGTAGGTCGGCACAAAATTGCCGAGGATTTTCGAGCACGCGGTAGTGCGGACGTCCCTGGTGGCGAACAGATCCTTGATCCCGAGCGGGATACCGCTGAGCGGACCGCCCTCGCCCTTCACAAGCTTCGCATCGGCCTCGCGCGCCATGGCGCGGGCCTGATCCGGCGTCTCCATAACAAAGGCGTTGAGCGCGCGGGCTTCCTCGATCGCCTTGAGGTGCGCGTCGGTCAGTTCAAGCGAAGTAAAGGATTTATTCGCGAGACCACTTCTGGCCTCGGCGAGCGTCAGCGATGTCAAATCGGTCATTTATCAACCGGGCTGCAGAAGAACGGAGACAGCGTCTTGTCGTTGGCCGGGTCGTCGCGCGCAACCTTTGCCTTGTCGATCGCCTCGAGTGCATCGAGCACCGCGTCGACCGCCTTGTCGGGATCGGCAGCCTTGCCCTGCCGCTCCATCGCATCGAGATAGTCCATATAGGCCGCATAGGCCTTTTCATCGTCGCAGAGCAGACACATCGGATTTCCCGTCTCGATAAAAGAATTTACTCGACGACCTTGGGCACCAGAAAGAAATGATCCTCGCTGGCCGGCGCATTTCTGACGATGTCCTCCGCGATCTCGCCGTCCGTGACCACGTCGGGACGCTTCTTCATTTCCAGCGGCATCACCGAGGTCATCGGTTCGACGCCATCGACATTCACTTCCGACAGTTGCTCGACGAAAGCCAGCATCGCGTTCAACTCGTCCTGCAGATGCGGAACCTCGGTCTCGGTGACCGCGATCCGCGCGAGTTGCGCGATGCGGCGAACGGTGGCGGCGTCGACGGACATAATATAGGCCTCTGCGGCGGCAAATTCAGCCCGCCGTATAGCAGACGGGCCTTTCGCGCTGCAACCGCGCGAAGGGGCCTTAGCTGCCTGCGAGATGGCTCAGCTGCGCCAGCGCCGCGCCTGCCAGCGCCCGGGTCAGTTCGGCGGCCGGCATCTCGCGGCCGAGCCGTATCGCCTGCCCAGCCCAAAGATTGGTGAAATCGGTCTTGCCGAGCTTTTCCGCCGCCGCCTTCAGGGGCGCCAGGCCGGTCGCGGCATGGGGAAACGCCGGCGCGTGAGGCGAAATCGGGCCGACCTCGCGCATCACGCGATTGGCCACCCCGCGCGCCGGACGCCCGGTCATGACGTTGGTGATCACGGTGGAATCGTCCAGCGCCTGGGCCAGCGCGACCCGCACCGGCTGGGTCACCGTGGATTCCGGGCAGCGCAGATAGGCGCTGCCGATCTGCACGCCGGCCGCGCCCAGCGCGAACGCCGCCGCGATACCACGCCCGTCGGCGATGCCGCCCGCCGCGATCACGGGCACCTTCACCGCATCGACCACCTGCGGCACCAGCGCGAAGGTGCCCGGCTGCTCCGCGATATTTTCGGTCAGGAACATGCCGCGATGGCCGCCGGCTTCGGCGCCCTGGGCGATGATGGCATCGGCGCCGTTTTCCTCGAGCCAGATTGCCTCCTTCACGATGGTTGCCGACGAGATCACGACGCAGCCGGCGGCTTTGACGCGCCTCAGCAGCGCTCGGTCCGGCAGGCCGAAATGGAAGCTGACGACTTCGGGCTTCAATTCCTCGATGAGTTCGCACATCGCGGCATCGAACGGTGCGCGGCTGGCGGCGTTGACCGGCGCCGCCGCATCCAGCCCCAGTTCCCTATAATAGGGCGCAAGCCGCTGCTTCCATCCCGCCTCACGGCTGGGATCGGCGTCGGCGGGCTCGTGGCAGAAGAAGTTCATGCTGATCGGCGCCGATACGCGCTGACGGATGATATTGACCTGGTCGCGCGCCTTCTCCGCCGACAGCATGGCGCACGGCAGCGAGCCCAGCGCGCCACCCTGCGCCGCCGCGATCACGAGATCCGCGTCCATGGCGCCGGCCATCGGCGCCAGCACGATCGGAAACTCGGTCTTGAAAAGTGCAAGGAGTCGACGGTCCGGCCACATGGTCTGCTCCTTCAGCTGAAAAAGGGGATCCGCGGGCATCGTTGCCGGGGCTTTGGAAAGGTTAGCACCCATGACAGTAGAGAGCTATGCAATGCGCCGCTGTCTGACAATCCAGCGCCGCAGCGCCACCAGGGCCCAAATGGCCTCGACCAGCCCGAATGGCCAGGCGCCCTGCAAAAATCCGTAAACCGAGCCCAGCGCGCAGGCCGTCGCGAAGGCGAGGATGAACCAATGGCTGCGATCCTCCAGCGCGTAGCTCAGCAGCATCGCCGACACCGCAAACAAACCAAATAAGGTCAACCGGTCCATCGTTACCCTTCCGCTTTGCACGCATTGCAGTCCGCGTGATATGCGAACGCCATGCCCGCTCTCATCTTACCGCTGATCGACGCCGTCGCGCACTGGCCTGAACGCGGCGCGCTGGTCGGGCTCGATCTGGGCACCAAGACCATCGGGGTCGCGGTGTCCGACCCCGATCGCAGGCTCGCGACCGGTGTCGAGACGCTCCAGCGCACGGCCTTCAAGGCGGATGCGGCGCGCCTCCTCGCCATTGCCGGCGAACGCAACGCCGTCGGCTTCGTGCTCGGCCTGCCCATCAACATGGACGCCAGCGAGGGGCCGCGTGCGCAGTCTACCCGCGCCTTCGCCCGCAACTTTGCGAAACTCACCGGTCTTGCCATTGCGCTGTGGGACGAGCGGCTCTCCACCGTCGCAGTCGAGCGCGAATTGATCGGCATGGACATGAGCCGCGCCCGCCGCGCCGAGGTGATCGACGAACACGCCGCGATCTTCATCCTGCAGGGCGCGCTGGATCGGCTCTCGAAGCTGCGGGAGACGCGTTGACGCACCAAGGGCTCGGTTCACCTCTCCCTTTGGGAGAGGTCGAATTTCGAGCATCGCGAGAAATTCGGGTGAGGGGTTACGGTCTATCGTTAGTCCATAACCCCTCACCCGGCGCTGCGCGCCGACCTCTCCCAATGGGAGAGGTAAATAGAGCTCGCGGCCTGGCTCCGTCAGTTCGTCCCCGTGAGGAGTATGGTCTGCACCACTGCGGCGAAATTATTGAGCCCATGCAGGATGATCGTCAGCCAGGTCGAGTTGCTGCGATAGCGGAGATAGCCGAGCAGCAAGCCGATCGAGAACACCTCGCCGAAAAAGAACCAGTCATACTGCAGATGCAGCGCGGTCCAAACCAGCGACGACAGCAGGATGGCGCCAACGGGCCCGAGAAACGACTCCGACCAGCCACGGTAGAGAAAGCCGCGCGCGAACAATTCCTCCGACACCGGCGCGGCGACGCAGAAGGCGAACACCAGCAGCCCTAGCGCGCCGTCGGTGCGCGCCGATTGCAGCACGTCTCCCATGAATCCGGGGGTCACCTCGCGCCCGGTCATGCGCGACACCAGGTCCCATCCCATGACCAGAACGAACAGCGCGACAACGCCGATCAGGAGGTTGGTCCACGAGGTCCAGCGCAGCGCCAGGTAATCGGCAAACGGCGTGCGGGAAACGCGGATCGCGACCCACAGCGCGGCCAATACCGCCGGCAGACCCGTGATCACGGACAAGGAAATCGTCAATCCGGCGCCGACGACATGGATCGCGGCGGCCATATCGATCGGCCCACCCTGCCGCAACACGAACCAGGCCACCACAACGATCTGTCCCGCAAACATCGCGGCGAAGATGAACAGGCCCCACAGCGCGGTGCCCCAGAATTTCCAGATGCGGGGCGGACGTTGGGTAGCGATTACCGGAGGCGGCGCAGCGGGACCTGCGGGACTTTCGAGAGAATCCATCAATCGGCTTTCAGGTTCCAGTTGTCGTCATGCCCGGACCTGATCCGGGCATCCATCGCTCTTCACAAAATTCTCCTGACGGGATGGATTGCCGGGTCAGGCCCGGCAATGACGCCTTGGTCACCATCACGGCAGCGCCCGCTCCAGCAAAGCCTTGATATCAGCGCCGGCGAGGTCGACGGCGCCGTACATGCTGGCGTGAGTCTGGGCAAGCCGCGTTCTTGTGAACAATTCGGCGTGATGTGGCGATACCTTGTTGAGCGCAGCCGCGGCTGCGAGCAGCGCCAGCTTCTCGACCGCCAGCCGCGCCACGCGCTCGCCGTCCGGCCTGCGGAACGCCTTGGCGATGAACGTTACCGCGTCGCCGGCGCCCGAGAGGCCTTTTGTTTCCACGGCGAGACTCTGCAAAACCCCTGCTGCCGCTTCCGCCTCGCGCGACAGCGCCCGCAGCACGTCCAGGCACATCACATTGCCCGAGCCTTCCCAGATCGCATTGACCGGGGATTCCCGGTAATGCCGCGCCAGAATACCTTCCTCGACATAGCCGTTGCCGCCGAGGCACTCCATCGCCTCGTAGAGAAATCCCGGCGCGCTTTTGCAAACCCAGTATTTGATGGCGGGAGTGAGCAGCCGCATATAGGCGGCCTCGCTCGCATCATCAGGCGCGCGGTCGAACGAGCGGCACAGCCGCATCACCAGCGCGATGGAGGCCTCGACATGCAGCGCCATGTCCGACAGCACCGCCTGCATCAGCGGCTGATCGGCGAGATGCTTCTGGAACACGCTGCGATGTCTGGCATGGTGCAGCGCATGCGCGAGCCCGGAGCGCATCAGGCCGGCGGAGGCGATCGCGCAATCCTGCCGGGTCAGCTGCACCATCTGGATGATGGTGCGGATGCCCTTGCCCTCGTCGCCGACCCGCTCCGCATAGGCACCGACAAATTCAACCTCCGACGAGGCGTTGGAGCGGTTGCCGAGCTTGTCCTTCAGGC is part of the Bradyrhizobium erythrophlei genome and encodes:
- the gatB gene encoding Asp-tRNA(Asn)/Glu-tRNA(Gln) amidotransferase subunit GatB → MNVAVKPSKLIKGATGDWEMVIGLEVHAQVTSNSKLFSGASTEFGGAPNSHVSLVDAAMPGMLPVINEFCVAQAVRTGLGLNAQINLRSVFDRKNYFYPDLPQGYQISQYKSPIVGEGEVVVELADGETATVGIERLHLEQDAGKSLHDRSSTLSYVDLNRSGVALMEIVSKPDIRSSEQAKAYVTKLRSILRYLGTCDGDMEKGSLRADVNVSVRKPGGPLGTRCEIKNMNSIAFIGQAIEYEARRQIEIIEDGGAIDQETRLFDPNKGETRSMRSKEEAHDYRYFPDPDLLPLEFSEAYVADLRANLPELPDQKKARFIADFGLSPYDASVLVAERESADFFEAVLAGLADKARDGKLAANWVINELFGRLNKEGRDISGSPVSAGQLGSIVELIGEGTISGKIAKDLFEIVWQEGGDPRALVESRGMKQVTDLGAIERVVDDIMSANPDKVAQAKAKPAMIGWFVGQVMKSSGGKANPQVVNDLLKSKLGI
- a CDS encoding class I SAM-dependent methyltransferase, translated to MMCEPPADGIKLHIGGWEQREGWKILDAIPGPIVDYVGNCTDLTFLNDESCGEVYASHVFEHLGYNGELQGALQGIYRVLKPGGRLRASVPDLETLCKIYVHPNITPQGRFHIMRMMFGGRTTPYDIHYTGLDMTMLGTLLHDAGFREIERVEKFGVFQDTSELRFSDTPISLNMIARKPV
- the gatA gene encoding Asp-tRNA(Asn)/Glu-tRNA(Gln) amidotransferase subunit GatA; this translates as MTDLTSLTLAEARSGLANKSFTSLELTDAHLKAIEEARALNAFVMETPDQARAMAREADAKLVKGEGGPLSGIPLGIKDLFATRDVRTTACSKILGNFVPTYESTITSQLWRDGAVMLGKLNNDEFAMGSSNETSCFGPVVNPWRREGANTTLVPGGSSGGSASAVAALLCMGATATDTGGSIRQPAAFTGTVGVKPTYGRCSRWGIVAFASSLDQAGPIARTVRDAAILMRSMAGHDPKDTTSVDREVPDYEASIGKSVKGMKIGIPREYRLDGMPAEIEKLWTEGAAWLKAAGAELVEVSLPHTKYALPAYYIVAPAEASSNLARYDGVRYGLRVPGRSIGEMYENTRADGFGAEVRRRVMIGTYVLSAGYYDAYYLRAQKVRTLIKRDFEDCFAKGVHAILTPATPSAAFGIGEKGADPVEMYLNDIFTVTVNMAGLPGIAVPAGTDVQGLPLGLQLIGRPFDEETLFSLGEVVEQAAGRFTPARWW
- the gatC gene encoding Asp-tRNA(Asn)/Glu-tRNA(Gln) amidotransferase subunit GatC, whose product is MSVDAATVRRIAQLARIAVTETEVPHLQDELNAMLAFVEQLSEVNVDGVEPMTSVMPLEMKKRPDVVTDGEIAEDIVRNAPASEDHFFLVPKVVE
- a CDS encoding NAD(P)H-dependent flavin oxidoreductase, whose product is MWPDRRLLALFKTEFPIVLAPMAGAMDADLVIAAAQGGALGSLPCAMLSAEKARDQVNIIRQRVSAPISMNFFCHEPADADPSREAGWKQRLAPYYRELGLDAAAPVNAASRAPFDAAMCELIEELKPEVVSFHFGLPDRALLRRVKAAGCVVISSATIVKEAIWLEENGADAIIAQGAEAGGHRGMFLTENIAEQPGTFALVPQVVDAVKVPVIAAGGIADGRGIAAAFALGAAGVQIGSAYLRCPESTVTQPVRVALAQALDDSTVITNVMTGRPARGVANRVMREVGPISPHAPAFPHAATGLAPLKAAAEKLGKTDFTNLWAGQAIRLGREMPAAELTRALAGAALAQLSHLAGS
- the ruvX gene encoding Holliday junction resolvase RuvX: MPALILPLIDAVAHWPERGALVGLDLGTKTIGVAVSDPDRRLATGVETLQRTAFKADAARLLAIAGERNAVGFVLGLPINMDASEGPRAQSTRAFARNFAKLTGLAIALWDERLSTVAVERELIGMDMSRARRAEVIDEHAAIFILQGALDRLSKLRETR
- a CDS encoding CPBP family intramembrane glutamic endopeptidase — protein: MDSLESPAGPAAPPPVIATQRPPRIWKFWGTALWGLFIFAAMFAGQIVVVAWFVLRQGGPIDMAAAIHVVGAGLTISLSVITGLPAVLAALWVAIRVSRTPFADYLALRWTSWTNLLIGVVALFVLVMGWDLVSRMTGREVTPGFMGDVLQSARTDGALGLLVFAFCVAAPVSEELFARGFLYRGWSESFLGPVGAILLSSLVWTALHLQYDWFFFGEVFSIGLLLGYLRYRSNSTWLTIILHGLNNFAAVVQTILLTGTN
- a CDS encoding acyl-CoA dehydrogenase family protein — translated: MTPPSVGTHEVLNQSPPFEDIDLFAVDRPLADAVAANGGASAQRELAEFGQHWGSAAMAERGRVANENTPKLRTFDSRGNRRDEVEFHPAYHELMARSAHAGVHNSTWNAEGRPAGGAAEVVRAAKFYMAAQVETGHLCPVTMTRASVAALAAQPDLLAKAMLVIATRAYDPAFAPWWTKRGMTLGMGMTEKQGGTDVRTNQTRAIRDGDAYRITGHKWFMSAPMCDAFLVLAQADEGLSCFFMPRFKPDGSVNAIQFQRLKDKLGNRSNASSEVEFVGAYAERVGDEGKGIRTIIQMVQLTRQDCAIASAGLMRSGLAHALHHARHRSVFQKHLADQPLMQAVLSDMALHVEASIALVMRLCRSFDRAPDDASEAAYMRLLTPAIKYWVCKSAPGFLYEAMECLGGNGYVEEGILARHYRESPVNAIWEGSGNVMCLDVLRALSREAEAAAGVLQSLAVETKGLSGAGDAVTFIAKAFRRPDGERVARLAVEKLALLAAAAALNKVSPHHAELFTRTRLAQTHASMYGAVDLAGADIKALLERALP